A window from Thermoanaerobacterium sp. PSU-2 encodes these proteins:
- a CDS encoding Fur family transcriptional regulator codes for MIKLENVSLQNLIDFLKKTGVKITLTRFILLKTFTDKPYVHFDFDRLLKIVKKEDPNYGIATLYRNLNMLIKKNIISVNTINNVKYYELITPQKGNIHIHLICKYCNNVEEYSDYEIIQFLNLVKDKYGFDINYGSINVYGICKKCREKLKE; via the coding sequence GTGATAAAATTGGAAAATGTATCTTTACAAAATTTAATAGATTTTTTAAAAAAGACTGGTGTAAAAATCACATTAACCAGATTTATACTTTTAAAGACATTTACAGACAAACCTTATGTTCATTTTGATTTCGATAGATTGCTGAAGATTGTTAAAAAAGAAGATCCCAATTATGGCATAGCGACTCTTTATAGAAATTTGAACATGTTGATTAAAAAAAATATTATTTCTGTCAATACAATCAATAATGTAAAATATTATGAGCTAATTACACCTCAAAAGGGCAATATTCACATACATTTGATTTGTAAGTATTGTAACAATGTAGAAGAGTATTCAGATTATGAAATCATACAGTTTCTAAATTTAGTCAAAGATAAATATGGATTTGACATAAATTATGGCAGCATTAATGTATATGGTATATGTAAAAAATGCAGAGAAAAACTCAAAGAATAA
- the rodA gene encoding rod shape-determining protein RodA, with protein MLDRKLIKNFDFVLFTLAILISIIGVIVITSASHVAATGSLKQTITQSVSIVIGVIALLVITLFDYNLLSNYSLQLYILNILLLVSVFLIGKEINGAKTWIVFGPISLEPVEISKVFLIITLASYLKDKDEITNFKELIYPLILVIIPSIIVILQHSLGSALVFIMIFIGMIFISGIRFRVFSELIGSSIAIMPIVYKLLKPYQRKRLLSFINPNLDPLGAGYHVIQSIISVGSGMFWGEGLFHGTETQLFFLPESQTDFIFSALSEELGFIGSATLILLYSLLLYRAWKIAYNAKDKFGRLISIGILSMFAFHVFENIGMAVGIMPIAGIPLPFVSYGGTSLIVNMMSIGLLINIGMRKNKINF; from the coding sequence ATGCTTGATAGAAAACTTATAAAAAATTTTGATTTTGTTTTATTTACATTAGCTATTCTAATATCGATTATAGGAGTAATTGTAATTACAAGCGCATCTCATGTTGCGGCAACAGGCTCTTTAAAACAGACTATAACCCAGTCAGTTTCAATAGTAATAGGTGTTATTGCTCTTTTGGTAATCACACTTTTTGACTACAACTTATTATCGAATTATTCTTTACAGCTTTATATATTAAACATTTTATTGTTAGTTTCTGTTTTTTTGATAGGAAAAGAGATCAATGGTGCTAAGACGTGGATTGTATTCGGTCCAATATCTTTAGAACCTGTTGAAATATCAAAAGTTTTTTTAATAATTACGTTGGCCAGTTATTTAAAAGATAAAGATGAGATTACAAATTTTAAAGAATTAATTTATCCGCTTATTTTGGTGATTATACCTTCTATCATTGTTATATTGCAACATAGTCTTGGATCGGCACTGGTATTTATTATGATTTTTATTGGTATGATTTTTATATCTGGAATAAGGTTCAGAGTGTTTTCAGAATTAATTGGTTCTAGTATAGCGATTATGCCAATAGTGTATAAGCTATTAAAACCATATCAGAGGAAAAGGCTTTTATCATTTATAAATCCTAACCTTGATCCTTTAGGTGCTGGATATCATGTTATACAGTCGATTATATCTGTTGGATCAGGTATGTTTTGGGGTGAGGGATTATTTCATGGAACAGAGACACAGTTGTTTTTTTTGCCAGAATCACAAACAGATTTTATTTTTTCAGCGTTAAGCGAAGAATTAGGATTTATTGGTTCAGCAACTTTGATTTTACTATATAGTTTGTTGCTATACAGAGCTTGGAAGATAGCATACAATGCTAAGGATAAGTTTGGAAGACTAATTTCGATTGGAATACTATCAATGTTTGCGTTTCATGTCTTTGAAAATATTGGGATGGCAGTAGGCATAATGCCGATAGCAGGGATACCTCTACCATTTGTTAGCTATGGAGGCACTTCTCTGATTGTCAATATGATGTCAATAGGCTTGCTGATAAATATTGGCATGAGGAAAAATAAAATTAACTTTTGA
- a CDS encoding HlyD family efflux transporter periplasmic adaptor subunit: protein MKKKYIAIIVALVLIVGSTAYYFAKVRNTQKTSEALYATVTRGNIVMHIDGSGNLDVDKRVITLKGNGTVAKVYHKVGDKVKAGELLYQIEDDNLNEQVQNALVSVQLAQQQLDNDTKTYNDTVSNQNIVSPYSGIVDSVNVSTGQNVNPGTTIATIADYSNATVRVPFNGSQIDDIKVGQTADIYLYDSFATVTGTVTDVSTQAIPVNGAPYYYVTVTLPNPGALTDGSKVQVTIHTSAGDERAIQDGTLSVKTTNIVSSKIQGTVASVNVKQGQKINAGTILATLTTNVDDTAIKRDQLNLQQAQNNYNNLQNQLNNLSIYAPIDGVIISQNINEGDELGSNSYSASASSGTGSNANSGSGANSSGNVAVSSLSSLTSQAETAVIINDSNYSVDVPIDETDISKIKVGQKVTLTTDDLPGETFDGTVTEISSIPTIQNNVASYDVTVSLPYTDKLKLGQTMNASIIVAEKDNALLLPIEAVQTNGNNKYVILYDENNSNNSNRRRNIRQVQTGLYNDKYIEIVSGLNEGDKVLIFGAAATSSNGNNNRTGFGGFGGGGNFGSRSFGGGSGGAGFIVRQQSGGNRSRN, encoded by the coding sequence ATGAAAAAGAAATACATTGCCATCATTGTTGCTTTAGTCCTTATTGTTGGCAGTACAGCTTATTATTTTGCAAAAGTAAGAAACACTCAGAAGACATCAGAAGCTCTATACGCCACAGTAACAAGAGGAAACATAGTCATGCATATAGACGGTTCAGGAAATCTTGATGTGGATAAAAGGGTGATAACGTTAAAAGGCAATGGAACAGTGGCAAAAGTTTATCACAAAGTTGGAGATAAGGTAAAAGCTGGTGAGTTACTTTATCAAATAGAAGATGACAATTTAAACGAACAGGTACAAAATGCTCTTGTAAGTGTACAGCTTGCTCAACAGCAGCTTGATAATGATACTAAAACATATAACGATACTGTGTCAAATCAAAATATTGTATCGCCATATTCAGGAATTGTTGATAGTGTAAATGTTTCAACAGGACAGAACGTCAATCCTGGAACAACTATAGCTACAATTGCCGATTATTCCAATGCGACTGTGAGAGTGCCGTTTAATGGTTCACAGATAGATGATATAAAAGTTGGTCAGACTGCAGATATATATTTATACGACTCTTTCGCAACAGTAACAGGCACTGTGACAGATGTTTCGACGCAAGCCATACCTGTCAATGGAGCACCGTATTACTATGTAACGGTGACATTGCCAAATCCAGGTGCATTGACTGATGGAAGTAAAGTGCAAGTGACAATACATACAAGTGCTGGTGATGAAAGAGCGATTCAAGATGGTACACTAAGTGTCAAGACAACTAATATAGTTTCATCAAAGATACAAGGTACTGTAGCAAGCGTCAATGTAAAGCAAGGACAAAAGATAAATGCTGGTACGATATTAGCGACGTTGACAACTAATGTAGATGATACGGCGATAAAAAGAGATCAATTGAATCTGCAGCAAGCTCAAAATAACTACAATAACCTGCAAAATCAGTTAAATAATTTAAGTATATATGCACCGATTGATGGCGTCATCATTTCACAAAATATAAATGAAGGAGACGAGCTTGGCTCAAATTCTTACAGTGCATCTGCAAGTAGCGGCACAGGTTCAAATGCAAACAGCGGTAGTGGTGCCAACAGCAGTGGTAATGTTGCTGTAAGCAGTTTGTCATCACTGACAAGTCAAGCAGAAACAGCCGTAATAATTAATGATAGCAATTATTCGGTAGATGTACCTATAGACGAAACCGATATTAGCAAGATTAAAGTTGGACAAAAAGTCACTTTGACGACAGACGATTTACCTGGAGAAACTTTTGATGGAACAGTAACGGAAATATCGTCTATTCCAACGATACAAAATAATGTGGCGTCTTATGATGTAACTGTATCGCTGCCTTATACAGATAAGTTGAAATTAGGACAAACAATGAATGCTTCGATAATCGTGGCAGAGAAGGATAATGCGCTTCTATTGCCAATTGAAGCGGTTCAGACTAATGGGAATAACAAATACGTGATATTATATGATGAAAATAATTCGAATAACAGTAACAGAAGAAGAAATATAAGACAAGTTCAAACAGGCCTTTACAACGACAAATATATAGAGATAGTAAGCGGATTAAACGAAGGTGATAAAGTATTGATATTTGGTGCTGCGGCAACTTCGTCAAATGGCAATAACAATCGCACTGGTTTTGGCGGATTTGGCGGCGGTGGCAATTTTGGCAGTAGAAGCTTTGGTGGTGGATCAGGAGGAGCCGGTTTTATAGTGAGACAACAATCTGGTGGGAATAGGAGTAGAAATTAG
- a CDS encoding M23 family metallopeptidase, with amino-acid sequence MLRKIVFLLIIIEVIRIVAFPMADQQSQLNNIQKSLNEYKTEQSQINSQKKEVSSELQDLDKKINDTQKQLNSTELSLYDLNLKLNSIQVELNNAKETENKQKELLKEQVNAIYTCGQVGYLDILFNSKNIDDFLNRLELIKSLLSFDNNLLVDYHKQTLVIKQKENQMFSLQQTIKKQENFLQDRSRDLQYALVSREGIMRSLDKQSQYIQEREKELERESQQIEDIIRSEQEKSLDGKINANSNGKLAWPCIGPITSPFGYRGINPYTGQPNDFHPGIDIGVPDGTPIRAAADGIVSYSGLMEGYGNVVIINNGNGISTLYAHNEKLLVVVGQRVSKGEVIAYSGHIGWATGPHCHFGVYVNGIPVNPLLYLK; translated from the coding sequence TTGCTTAGGAAGATTGTATTTTTATTAATTATAATAGAAGTAATCCGGATTGTTGCATTTCCTATGGCTGATCAGCAAAGTCAACTAAATAATATTCAAAAGTCTTTGAATGAGTATAAAACAGAACAATCTCAAATAAACAGTCAAAAAAAGGAAGTTTCAAGTGAATTACAAGATTTAGATAAAAAAATTAATGATACGCAAAAACAATTAAATAGCACAGAATTAAGTCTTTATGATTTGAATTTAAAATTAAATTCTATACAAGTAGAACTTAATAATGCAAAAGAGACCGAAAACAAGCAAAAAGAGTTGTTAAAAGAACAAGTGAATGCAATTTATACATGTGGACAGGTAGGTTATTTAGATATATTGTTTAATTCGAAAAATATAGATGATTTTTTGAACAGATTAGAATTGATAAAAAGCCTTCTAAGTTTTGACAATAATTTGCTTGTTGATTACCATAAACAAACTTTAGTAATTAAACAGAAAGAAAATCAGATGTTTTCTTTACAGCAAACAATAAAAAAACAGGAAAATTTTTTGCAAGATAGAAGTAGAGATTTACAGTATGCATTAGTATCTCGAGAGGGAATAATGAGAAGTTTGGATAAGCAAAGCCAATATATACAAGAGCGGGAAAAAGAACTTGAGAGGGAATCACAACAAATAGAGGATATAATAAGAAGTGAGCAGGAAAAATCTTTAGATGGAAAAATAAATGCAAATTCAAATGGTAAGTTAGCATGGCCTTGTATCGGCCCAATAACTTCTCCATTTGGCTATAGAGGTATAAATCCATATACCGGGCAGCCAAATGATTTCCATCCGGGAATAGATATTGGAGTCCCTGATGGAACACCAATTCGCGCTGCTGCAGACGGAATTGTCAGTTATTCAGGTTTGATGGAGGGGTATGGAAATGTAGTAATAATTAATAATGGGAATGGAATATCTACACTTTATGCACATAATGAAAAATTACTTGTTGTCGTTGGTCAACGAGTGTCAAAGGGAGAGGTTATTGCATATTCCGGGCATATAGGATGGGCTACAGGTCCTCATTGTCATTTCGGCGTTTACGTTAATGGTATTCCAGTTAATCCATTGTTATACTTAAAATGA
- a CDS encoding ABC transporter ATP-binding protein — MENNGKLNKNVITMRNLSKIYKMGDNEVRALDNINLTVDEGEFVSIVGPSGSGKSTLMNIIGCLDVMTEGEYYLNGNDTSKLNENKLAELRSSEIGFIFQSFNLLQKLTALENVELPMIYKGIPAKERYNRAVELLTMVGLEKRIHHKPTELSGGQQQRVAIARALANNPHLILADEPTGNLDSQSGKEVMKIIKELNERGNTIILITHDINVANQAKRTVKIMDGKIYE; from the coding sequence ATGGAGAATAACGGCAAATTAAACAAAAATGTCATAACCATGAGAAACCTGTCAAAGATATACAAGATGGGAGACAACGAAGTAAGAGCTTTGGACAACATAAACTTAACTGTCGACGAAGGAGAATTTGTGTCAATAGTAGGACCATCAGGCTCAGGAAAATCTACATTGATGAATATAATAGGGTGTTTAGACGTAATGACAGAAGGAGAATACTACCTAAACGGAAACGACACAAGCAAGCTAAATGAAAACAAACTGGCTGAACTAAGATCCAGCGAAATAGGGTTCATATTCCAAAGCTTCAACCTGCTTCAAAAACTTACAGCATTAGAAAATGTAGAACTTCCAATGATATACAAAGGCATACCTGCAAAAGAAAGGTACAATAGAGCAGTAGAGCTCCTTACCATGGTAGGTCTGGAAAAAAGAATACACCATAAACCTACAGAATTATCAGGAGGACAGCAGCAGAGAGTAGCAATAGCAAGAGCCTTAGCCAACAACCCGCATCTTATACTGGCAGACGAACCGACAGGAAACTTAGACTCCCAAAGCGGCAAAGAAGTCATGAAAATAATAAAAGAATTAAACGAAAGGGGCAACACCATAATACTCATAACCCACGACATAAACGTAGCAAACCAAGCAAAAAGGACTGTAAAAATAATGGACGGCAAAATATATGAATAA
- the hydG gene encoding [FeFe] hydrogenase H-cluster radical SAM maturase HydG yields MDRQIADFIDDEKIKAALKYGEGASKDEALRIIEKAKNLKGITPEEAAVLLNLEDDELLDEMYKVARYIKEQIYGNRIVIFAPLYISNYCVNNCRYCGYKHSNEQERKRLTMDEVRREIEILEEMGHKRLAVEAGEDPVNCPIDYVLDVIKTIYDTKLKNGSIRRVNVNIAATTVENYKKLKDVGIGTYILFQETYHRPTYEYMHPTGPKHDYDYHTTAMDRAMEAGIDDVGLGVLYGLYDYKYETIALLYHANHLDEKFGVGPHTISVPRLRPALNITLDEYPYLVSDKDFKKLVAVIRLAVPYTGMILSTRELPEFREEVISVGISQVSAGSCTGVGGYYEEISRKESTKPQFEVGDHRTPNEILRTLCEQHYLPSYCTACYRMGRTGDRFMSFAKSGQIHNFCLPNAILTFKEFLLDYGDEATKAIGEETIAANIENIPSDKVREETKNRLKRLENGERDLYF; encoded by the coding sequence ATGGATAGGCAAATTGCAGATTTTATTGACGACGAGAAGATAAAAGCGGCTTTAAAATATGGTGAAGGTGCATCAAAAGATGAAGCACTGAGAATCATTGAAAAAGCCAAAAATTTGAAAGGTATTACGCCTGAAGAAGCGGCAGTTCTTCTAAATTTGGAAGATGATGAGCTTCTTGATGAAATGTACAAAGTTGCAAGATATATTAAAGAGCAAATTTACGGCAACAGAATAGTCATATTTGCGCCACTTTACATTAGCAATTATTGTGTTAACAATTGCAGGTATTGCGGTTACAAACACTCCAATGAACAAGAACGCAAAAGACTTACTATGGATGAGGTAAGGCGTGAGATAGAGATATTGGAGGAAATGGGACATAAAAGATTGGCGGTTGAGGCAGGTGAGGATCCTGTAAATTGTCCTATTGATTATGTCTTAGATGTGATTAAGACAATTTACGATACAAAATTGAAAAATGGCAGCATAAGGAGAGTCAATGTAAATATTGCTGCTACCACTGTTGAAAATTATAAAAAGTTAAAGGATGTAGGCATAGGGACGTATATATTATTCCAAGAGACTTACCACAGGCCCACATACGAATATATGCATCCTACAGGGCCAAAGCATGACTACGATTATCATACAACTGCCATGGATAGAGCCATGGAAGCGGGTATTGATGATGTAGGCTTGGGAGTCTTGTATGGACTTTATGACTACAAGTACGAGACAATAGCACTTTTGTACCATGCAAATCATCTTGATGAAAAATTTGGTGTTGGACCACATACTATATCTGTTCCAAGACTTAGACCTGCTTTAAATATAACGTTAGATGAATACCCATATCTGGTGTCTGATAAAGATTTTAAAAAGCTTGTAGCTGTAATAAGGCTTGCCGTACCGTATACGGGAATGATCTTATCTACAAGAGAACTTCCTGAATTTAGAGAAGAAGTTATAAGCGTAGGCATATCTCAGGTAAGTGCTGGTTCTTGTACAGGTGTAGGTGGCTATTACGAAGAAATATCAAGGAAAGAAAGTACGAAACCTCAGTTTGAAGTAGGGGATCATAGGACGCCAAATGAGATATTGAGAACACTATGTGAGCAGCATTATCTGCCAAGCTATTGTACAGCATGTTATAGAATGGGCCGTACTGGCGATAGGTTTATGAGCTTTGCTAAATCAGGACAGATTCACAATTTCTGTTTGCCAAATGCTATACTTACATTTAAGGAGTTCCTTTTAGATTACGGTGATGAAGCTACAAAGGCTATAGGTGAAGAAACGATTGCTGCAAACATAGAAAATATTCCTTCTGATAAGGTAAGAGAAGAGACGAAAAATAGACTCAAACGGTTAGAAAATGGTGAAAGAGATCTGTACTTCTAA
- a CDS encoding response regulator transcription factor yields MEKVLVIEDEEGMRDILKTYLEKNNFDALFAEDGITGINMFKSNSFDIVLLDVMLPDMSGWNVLKTIRESSKIPVMMITARSEEYDRLLGFELGADDYVVKPFSPREVIARIKAILSRSKWTESDNLISFSGITIDTDSRVVKVDGKKIDLTPKEFDLLNLLAQNMGKALSREKCLNIVWGYEFFGDLRTVDTHIKQLREKLGDKRDIIKTVWGYGYKLGGD; encoded by the coding sequence ATGGAAAAAGTGTTGGTCATTGAAGACGAGGAGGGAATGAGGGATATTTTAAAAACTTACTTAGAGAAGAACAATTTCGATGCTTTATTTGCTGAAGATGGCATTACAGGAATAAATATGTTTAAAAGTAATTCATTTGATATAGTTTTGTTGGATGTAATGTTGCCAGATATGAGTGGTTGGAATGTTTTAAAGACAATAAGAGAATCATCTAAAATACCTGTAATGATGATAACTGCCCGCAGTGAAGAATACGACAGGCTTTTAGGATTTGAACTTGGCGCTGATGATTACGTAGTCAAACCATTTAGTCCGAGAGAAGTCATAGCAAGGATAAAAGCTATCTTATCGAGATCTAAATGGACTGAATCTGATAATCTAATATCTTTTTCGGGTATTACTATTGACACTGATTCAAGAGTTGTTAAAGTTGATGGAAAGAAAATAGATCTTACTCCAAAAGAATTTGATCTTTTAAATCTACTTGCACAAAACATGGGGAAGGCGTTAAGCCGTGAGAAATGCCTTAATATTGTTTGGGGATATGAATTTTTTGGCGATTTAAGGACAGTCGATACACATATAAAGCAGTTGAGAGAAAAACTTGGCGATAAAAGGGACATTATAAAAACAGTATGGGGTTATGGATATAAATTAGGTGGTGATTAA
- a CDS encoding ABC transporter permease, giving the protein MALIQAIKMSLKSIIDNKLRSFLTMLGIVIGVMSVIGLVSLGQGATEGVTSQIKSMGSNLIMISIMGRGMDTSLSYSQAMSIGDSPYISQISPIMSANAYAKYGDQSYEENISGVNENYATLRNLKLAEGRFILSIDNDMRQKVAVIGSNVASDLFGFTDPLGKTIQLDGNNFTVVGVLASGGSSISNSYDDSIFIPIKTMFVFQRNRGITQIYLSASSEQYVNIAQYHVENMLNTIFKGDTNAYRILNQSDLLSTVNSVSNTLSMMLGGIAGIALIVGGIGIMNIMLVSVTERTREIGIRKALGAKKRDILLQFMIESLTISGVGGIVGVIFGFIASYLMGHFMNMTVSPSVNTILISFSFSLLIGLFFGIYPANKAAGLKPIEALRYE; this is encoded by the coding sequence ATGGCATTGATTCAGGCAATAAAAATGTCCTTAAAAAGCATAATAGACAACAAACTAAGATCATTTCTTACCATGCTTGGAATAGTAATAGGCGTAATGTCAGTAATAGGACTGGTAAGCTTAGGACAAGGAGCCACAGAAGGAGTAACATCACAGATAAAAAGCATGGGGTCAAACCTGATAATGATATCAATAATGGGCAGGGGTATGGACACATCCTTGTCCTACAGCCAAGCCATGTCAATAGGAGACTCACCGTACATATCGCAAATATCCCCCATAATGAGTGCCAACGCATATGCCAAGTACGGTGACCAATCATACGAAGAAAACATAAGTGGAGTAAATGAAAACTATGCGACACTGAGAAATTTAAAACTTGCTGAAGGTAGGTTCATACTATCAATAGACAATGACATGAGGCAAAAAGTAGCAGTAATAGGCAGCAACGTAGCCAGTGACCTATTTGGATTCACAGACCCATTAGGAAAAACAATACAATTGGATGGAAACAACTTCACAGTAGTAGGAGTATTAGCATCAGGAGGATCATCAATATCAAACTCCTATGATGACTCAATATTCATCCCAATAAAGACGATGTTCGTATTTCAGCGAAACAGAGGAATAACCCAAATATACCTAAGCGCATCATCAGAACAATACGTAAACATAGCACAGTACCACGTAGAAAACATGCTAAACACCATATTCAAAGGCGACACAAACGCATACAGAATATTAAACCAATCAGACCTATTATCAACAGTAAACAGCGTCAGCAACACACTGTCCATGATGCTGGGTGGAATAGCAGGCATAGCATTAATAGTAGGTGGCATAGGCATAATGAACATAATGTTAGTATCAGTCACAGAGAGGACGAGAGAAATAGGCATAAGAAAAGCATTAGGAGCTAAGAAAAGGGACATACTGCTGCAGTTTATGATAGAATCGTTGACCATAAGCGGAGTAGGAGGAATAGTAGGAGTAATCTTTGGATTTATAGCATCGTATCTGATGGGACACTTTATGAACATGACAGTAAGCCCATCTGTAAATACGATATTAATATCATTCTCATTTTCTCTCTTAATAGGCTTATTCTTTGGGATATATCCTGCAAACAAGGCAGCGGGGCTTAAACCGATTGAGGCTTTGCGGTATGAGTAA
- a CDS encoding YitT family protein: MFVGNNKLRSRLSVKNILGILFGTFIYSIGINTFIVHARLLSGGVSGISLIVQYLTGLPAGYTIFMLNIPLLILSYKKIGSRFTFYTILGTASLSVFLILTQFLDKLINFDDPILLCLYGGVLTGAGMGIVFANHGSTGGLDIISVLVKKKYENFELGKTNLYINFFIVLAGAIFIGLKSALYTLVSMSINSIVLDKTINGFNRRKMLFIITNDEEKISNAIMNDLKRGVTFIQAEGAYTKTNRRILYCVVSLSQIPYIKHLVYSIDSNAFISILDVSEVRGKGFMDDLF; the protein is encoded by the coding sequence ATGTTTGTTGGCAACAATAAATTAAGAAGCAGATTAAGCGTAAAAAATATACTGGGAATCCTCTTTGGCACTTTTATTTATTCAATTGGAATTAATACATTTATCGTACATGCAAGACTTTTAAGTGGTGGTGTATCTGGTATTTCTCTAATTGTACAGTATTTGACAGGACTTCCTGCCGGATACACGATTTTCATGCTTAATATACCATTGCTTATTTTAAGCTACAAAAAAATAGGTTCTCGATTTACTTTCTATACGATATTAGGTACAGCTTCTCTATCTGTTTTTTTGATATTAACTCAGTTTTTAGATAAATTAATCAATTTTGACGATCCCATATTATTATGCCTTTACGGTGGTGTACTTACAGGTGCAGGCATGGGAATAGTCTTTGCTAATCATGGTTCAACTGGTGGACTTGATATCATATCTGTATTAGTAAAGAAAAAATATGAGAATTTTGAATTGGGCAAGACAAACCTATATATTAATTTTTTCATAGTCTTGGCTGGAGCCATATTTATAGGGCTTAAAAGTGCTTTATACACACTTGTTTCAATGTCAATAAATTCGATTGTGCTGGATAAGACGATAAATGGGTTTAACAGGCGAAAGATGCTTTTTATAATTACAAATGATGAGGAAAAGATTAGCAATGCAATCATGAATGATTTAAAAAGAGGTGTTACGTTTATTCAAGCTGAAGGCGCATATACAAAGACTAATCGCAGAATACTGTATTGCGTTGTATCACTTTCACAAATTCCATATATTAAACATCTAGTTTACAGCATTGACAGCAATGCATTTATATCAATTTTAGACGTTTCTGAGGTAAGAGGGAAAGGATTTATGGACGATTTATTTTAG
- a CDS encoding DUF5320 domain-containing protein, with translation MPRGDGTGPMGYGPMSGRGMGFCCGHGAPGYMSGHGIHRGYRNMYYATKAPFWARYGNAVDEKSYLNAQAQYLKDQLKYIEDRLKDLDDEDKDNK, from the coding sequence ATGCCAAGAGGAGACGGCACAGGCCCAATGGGCTATGGTCCAATGTCTGGAAGAGGTATGGGATTTTGTTGTGGTCATGGTGCTCCAGGATATATGAGTGGACATGGTATACACAGAGGATATAGAAACATGTATTACGCAACTAAAGCACCGTTTTGGGCAAGATATGGAAATGCTGTGGACGAGAAGTCTTACCTTAATGCACAAGCCCAATACCTCAAGGATCAACTTAAATATATAGAAGACAGATTGAAGGATTTAGACGACGAAGACAAAGATAACAAGTAA
- a CDS encoding alkyl sulfatase-like hydrolase, producing the protein MNIKKLVASIMVGGLLLTGIAAYAETANNNSPQINTSYTAPRYGRAQMVDFMANLLGKSTDETLKLLNSGKTLEQIAVENGVKLEDFKNALLKQKTDYIDQMVKNGVITEERATELKSLLKERINACDGTGNGGAGLGIGFGRNGMSGNGYGKGHGTGFGKNMHFQSGKQLSEFLNDAIQSSDSYNMAARFPRGHITFYIFSLHSVLHVHVFHMHYL; encoded by the coding sequence ATGAACATCAAAAAATTAGTAGCATCAATAATGGTAGGAGGTTTACTTTTAACAGGCATTGCTGCATATGCAGAGACAGCAAATAACAATTCGCCTCAAATAAACACATCATATACTGCACCAAGGTATGGCAGAGCTCAAATGGTAGATTTTATGGCAAATCTTTTAGGAAAGTCTACAGACGAAACATTGAAACTTTTAAATTCCGGTAAGACACTGGAACAAATAGCAGTTGAAAATGGTGTAAAATTAGAAGACTTCAAAAATGCCTTGTTAAAACAAAAAACCGACTATATAGACCAAATGGTTAAAAATGGTGTAATTACAGAAGAAAGGGCAACAGAGCTAAAATCACTACTTAAAGAAAGAATAAATGCATGTGATGGTACTGGCAATGGTGGTGCAGGACTTGGAATAGGCTTTGGAAGAAATGGAATGTCAGGTAATGGATATGGCAAAGGACACGGTACAGGTTTCGGTAAAAATATGCATTTTCAATCAGGTAAACAATTAAGTGAATTTCTGAATGATGCTATACAATCTTCTGATTCATATAATATGGCCGCAAGATTTCCCCGCGGCCATATTACTTTTTATATTTTTAGTCTTCACAGTGTCCTTCATGTTCATGTTTTTCACATGCACTACCTGTAG
- a CDS encoding NifB/NifX family molybdenum-iron cluster-binding protein — MKIAVATDGRSVSMHFGHCEGFTIFNVEENKIVSANFIENPGHRPGYLPEFLKDKGVECIISDGMGSSAIDLFNSYGIDVITGASGDAEDVVKKYIDGTLISTGSACEKHEHEGHCED, encoded by the coding sequence ATGAAGATAGCTGTTGCTACAGATGGAAGAAGCGTTTCAATGCATTTTGGACATTGTGAGGGATTTACGATTTTTAATGTGGAAGAAAATAAAATAGTAAGTGCCAATTTTATTGAAAATCCAGGACATAGACCAGGATATTTGCCGGAATTTTTGAAAGACAAAGGTGTAGAATGCATCATTTCTGATGGAATGGGTTCAAGCGCAATAGATTTGTTTAATTCTTACGGCATTGATGTCATTACAGGTGCGTCTGGCGATGCTGAAGATGTGGTAAAGAAATATATTGATGGAACTTTGATATCTACAGGTAGTGCATGTGAAAAACATGAACATGAAGGACACTGTGAAGACTAA